From one Dermacentor silvarum isolate Dsil-2018 chromosome 3, BIME_Dsil_1.4, whole genome shotgun sequence genomic stretch:
- the LOC119444509 gene encoding endothelin-converting enzyme-like 1, with translation MCAAAEPAAAAAAAPDAAAAEPSSEEEWDTSAVQPSSWSEEREVFAYLLTLMAVLTAVITVVNNLNGKGVAPVVLEPRRRLPDAVTTAGPPPSALEKPPYEVCVSRSCQAEGRYLVDLLTWEYDPCENFYGFVCQGWQQEHTSGDTQLRRDLELRLSALLRRPSTSPVLEPLRRLYSQCSEAPSRHDIHALRQALSMAGLPDWPYAVPLRHAVSLWSTAAEVLKLTGAHTLLNVVPGTHSSRPEESVLRLGPPNLVHPTSREALTAALGAFRPRLLVPLYAAEVSGLEQRLLRCSPGAAHLTRLAGFPQLVEFLARLLGSGVHEGTEVLLETDALRCVLATAAETPVDTVLNLMGLRFLLRLAYLLPEKLGLRLAESRGPRWRGCLLQLEPALPHLFLLASIEAVGAPPRASRLAEDVRRALVRALPGLSWLSPGDRRKAATLIGRTRIRLFMPDELRNGSAPTSLPPHDLDVGLLAYCRLHSRAFEHKLRSPDPWLLSSMDSDCVLDVEANRVDVPLLMFNRSAVILDDLQSSQLPRAGFRLARCLLRLLFGWAETDATWDEGVRARRCLARQYGIKLAVAPVEDSLALAPVLRLFRDNLRLRRRRRQDLRLRNAEDLSLDQLFFVYFALGFCHDGNDAERRTNVALWNTPSFHAIYECRVGSPMRPDRSCILWVSL, from the coding sequence ATGTGTGCGGCCGCGGAGCCGGCGGCAGCCGCAGCAGCGGCGCCCGACGCAGCAGCCGCCGAGCCGTCCAGTGAGGAAGAGTGGGATACGAGCGCCGTGCAGCCTAGCTCATGGAGCGAAGAGCGCGAGGTGTTCGCCTACCTGCTCACGCTTATGGCCGTGTTAACTGCCGTCATCACAGTGGTCAATAACCTCAATGGCAAAGGTGTGGCACCTGTCGTGCTGGAGCCGCGTCGCAGGCTgcccgatgccgtgaccactgctGGGCCACCCCCCTCTGCCCTCGAGAAACCACCGTACGAAGTGTGCGTGTCACGTTCGTGTCAGGCTGAGGGCCGCTACCTCGTGGACTTGCTCACTTGGGAGTATGACCCATGCGAGAACTTTTACGGCTTCGTCTGCCAAGGCTGGCAGCAGGAACATACATCGGGAGACACCCAGCTGCGCCGGGACCTCGAGCTGCGCCTTTCGGCACTGCTGCGAAGGCCCTCGACCAGCCCCGTGCTGGAACCACTGCGACGACTCTACAGCCAGTGTAGCGAGGCGCCCAGTCGCCACGACATCCACGCGCTTCGCCAGGCCTTGTCAATGGCCGGCTTGCCGGATTGGCCTTACGCAGTGCCTCTGCGTCACGCCGTCTCGCTCTGGTCGACGGCCGCCGAAGTGCTGAAGCTCACTGGAGCCCACACTCTGCTCAACGTCGTGcccggtacccacagctcgcgcCCAGAGGAAAGCGTGCTACGTCTGGGTCCTCCAAACTTGGTCCATCCGACTTCCCGAGAAGCGCTCACCGCAGCGCTGGGTGCATTTCGACCACGACTGTTAGTGCCGCTGTACGCCGCCGAGGTTTCCGGGCTGGAGCAGCGCCTGTTGCGCTGCAGTCCCGGTGCAGCTCACTTGACTCGACTGGCGGGGTTCCCCCAGCTGGTCGAGTTCCTGGCCCGTCTTCTGGGCAGCGGCGTCCACGAGGGAACAGAGGTGCTGCTTGAGACAGATGCTCTGCGCTGCGTTCTGGCGACGGCTGCAGAGACTCCAGTAGATACTGTGCTCAACTTGATGGGGTTGCGATTTCTGCTACGGCTCGCCTACCTTCTGCCCGAAAAGCTCGGTCTCCGGCTGGCTGAGTCGCGAGGGCCCCGCTGGCGCGGTTGTCTGCTGCAACTGGAACCGGCTCTGCCGCACCTCTTTTTGCTTGCAAGCATCGAAGCCGTAGGCGCGCCCCCTCGCGCTTCCAGGCTCGCCGAGGACGTTCGACGCGCCCTGGTGCGCGCGTTGCCCGGCCTGTCGTGGCTTTCTCCGGGTGACCGACGCAAGGCGGCCACGCTTATTGGGCGTACGCGCATACGGCTCTTCATGCCCGACGAGCTACGCAACGGCTCGGCTCCCACTTCTCTGCCGCCGCATGACCTGGACGTTGGGCTTCTGGCCTACTGTCGGCTCCATTCGCGCGCCTTCGAGCATAAGCTGCGCTCTCCAGATCCATGGCTCCTGTCTTCGATGGACAGCGACTGTGTGCTGGACGTAGAGGCCAATCGGGTCGATGTGCCCCTGCTCATGTTCAACCGAAGCGCGGTAATCCTGGATGACCTGCAGTCGAGCCAGCTTCCGCGCGCCGGTTTCCGGCTCGCGCGCTGTCTCTTGCGACTCCTCTTCGGCTGGGCCGAGACGGACGCCACTTGGGACGAgggcgtgcgcgcgcgccgctgcctGGCCCGCCAGTACGGCATCAAGCTCGCGGTGGCTCCAGTGGAAGACAGTTTGGCGCTTGCTCCCGTACTGCGCCTTTTCCGCGACAACCTCCGCCTTCGCCGGCGACGGCGGCAAGACCTGAGACTGCGCAATGCTGAGGACTTGAGTCTCGACCAGCTATTTTTCGTCTACTTCGCACTTGGGTTTTGCCACGACGGAAACGACGCGGAGCGCCGCACCAACGTGGCTCTTTGGAACACGCCTTCCTTCCACGCAATCTATGAGTGTCGCGTAGGGTCACCCATGAGACCCGACCGCTCCTGCATACTTTGGGTCTCTCTTTAG